The Bos indicus x Bos taurus breed Angus x Brahman F1 hybrid chromosome 15, Bos_hybrid_MaternalHap_v2.0, whole genome shotgun sequence genome includes a window with the following:
- the LOC113904844 gene encoding olfactory receptor 2D3-like has translation MEEGNQTYVTEFVFLGLSQDPHTQVLLFFLFLIIYLLTVLGNLLIVVLIHIDSRLHIPMYFFLRNLSFADLCFSTTTVPQVLVHFLVKRKTISFAGCSTQIVVLLLVGGTECALLAVMSYDRYVAVCKPLHYTTIMTHRVCAQLATGSWASGAFVSLVDTTFMLCLPYRGNNIINHFFCEPPALLKLASADTYRTEMAIFAMGVAILLAPVSLILVSYWNIISTVIQMQSGEGRLKAFSTCGSHLTVVVLFYGSAIFAYMRPDSKIMNERDKVISVFYSAVTPMLNPIIYSLRNKDVKGALRRVTAK, from the coding sequence atggAAGAAGGAAACCAAACATATGTGACTGAATTTGTCTTCCTGGGCCTTTCACAGGATCCACACACACAAGTCctgctcttcttcctttttctgatcATCTACCTGCTGACTGTGCTGGGAAATCTGCTTATTGTTGTGCTCATTCACATAGATTCCAGGCTCCATAtacccatgtactttttccttagAAACTTGTCCTTTGCTGATCTCTGTTTTTCTACTACTACAGTTCCCCAGGTGCTAGTCCACTTCCTAGTAAAAAGGAAAACCATTTCCTTTGCTGGATGCTCAACACAGATAGTTGTTTTACTTCTGGTTGGGGGTACTGAGTGTGCACTGCTGGCGGTGATGTCCTATGACCGGTATGTAGCTGTCTGCAAGCCCCTGCACTATACCACCATCATGACACATCGGGTATGTGCCCAGCTGGCCACAGGGTCCTGGGCCAGTGGAGCATTTGTGTCTCTGGTGGACACCACATTCATGTTGTGTCTGCCCTACCGAGGGAACAATATCATTAACCATTTTTTTTGTGAACCTCCTGCCCTCCTGAAGCTGGCTTCTGCAGACACCTACAGGACAGAAATGGCCATCTTTGCAATGGGTGTGGCCATCCTCCTAGCTCCTGTCTCCCTGATCCTGGTCTCCTACTGGAATATCATCTCCACTGTGATCCAGATGCAATCTGGGGAGGGACGGCTCAAGGCTTTCTCTACCTGTGGCTCCCATCTCACTGTGGTTGTCCTCTTCTATGGCTCAGCAATATTTGCCTACATGAGACCAGACTCCAAGATAATGAATGAAAGAGATAAAGTGATCTCTGTTTTCTATTCAGCAGTgacacccatgctgaaccccaTCATTTATAGTCTGAGGAACAAGGATGTCAAAGGGGCTCTCAGGAGGGTGACTGCAAAATAG